In Sesamum indicum cultivar Zhongzhi No. 13 unplaced genomic scaffold, S_indicum_v1.0 scaffold00120, whole genome shotgun sequence, a single window of DNA contains:
- the LOC105179061 gene encoding mitogen-activated protein kinase 7, with product MATPVEPPNGFRPIGKHYYTMWHTLFEIDTKYMPIKPIGRGAYGVVCSSINRDTNERVAIKKINNVFGNRIDALRTLRELMLLRCIKHENVIALKDVMMPTNWRGFKDVYMVYELMDTDLHQIIKSSQPLSNDHCKYFIFQLLRGLKYLHSANILHRDLKPGNLLVNANCQLKICDFGLARTSRDNGQFMTEYVVTRWYRAPELLLSCDNYGTSIDIWAVGCILAEILGRKPIFPGTDCLSQLKLIISVLGSQPEAELRFIDNAKAKRFILSLGRSRGAHFSSLYPHADPLAIDLLDRMLVFDPSKRISVTEALCHPYISSLYDPSSNPPAPYRINVDIDENMGEPVIREMMLREILYYHPEAAYAYNNLIY from the exons ATGGCGACTCCTGTGGAGCCTCCAAATGGATTTAGGCCTATAGGAAAGCATTACTATACAATGTGGCATACATTGTTTGAAATAGACACCAAATATATGCCGATCAAGCCGATAGGCAGAGGAGCGTACGGGGTGGTCTGTTCGTCCATCAATAGGGACACAAATGAAAGAGTTGCCATCAAGAAGATCAATAATGTGTTTGGAAACCGGATTGATGCTCTGAGGACTCTAAGAGAACTCATGTTGTTGCGTTGCATAAAGCACGAAAATGTGATTGCTCTTAAGGATGTTATGATGCCGACTAATTGGAGGGGTTTTAAAGATGTTTATATGGTCTACGAGTTGATGGATACCGATCTTCATCAGATTATTAAGTCCTCACAGCCTCTGTCAAATGACCACtgtaaatactttattttccaG CTTCTCAGGGGATTGAAATATCTACATTCTGCAAACATTCTTCACCGGGACTTGAAGCCCGGAAATCTCCTCGTCAACGCTAATTGTCAGCTGAAGATTTGTGATTTCGGGCTGGCACGAACCAGCAGAGACAACGGACAGTTCATGACTGAATATGTAGTCACGAGATGGTATCGTGCACCGGAGCTGCTTCTTTCCTGCGACAATTATGGAACCTCCATTGATATCTGGGCTGTAGGATGCATCTTAGCAGAAATTCTCGGCCGTAAACCAATCTTTCCAGGAACTGATTGCCTCAGTCAACTCAAGCTTATTATCAGTGTCCTTGGTAGCCAACCTGAAGCAGAGCTCAGGTTTATAGATAATGCAAAAGCCAAAAGGTTCATCTTGTCACTTGGCCGTTCCAGAGGAGCTCATTTTTCTTCCTTGTATCCGCACGCAGACCCTCTGGCGATAGATTTGTTGGATCGGATGCTTGTATTTGACCCATCCAAAAGAATCAGTGTTACAGAGGCTCTCTGTCACCCCTATATCTCAAGTTTGTATGATCCGAGTAGCAATCCTCCAGCTCCGTACCGTATCAATGTGGATATAGATGAGAATATGGGAGAACCAGTTATTAGGGAGATGATGTTGAGGGAGATCCTCTATTACCATCCTGAAGCTGCTTATGCTTACAACAATCTGATATATTGA